A genomic region of Raphanus sativus cultivar WK10039 chromosome 6, ASM80110v3, whole genome shotgun sequence contains the following coding sequences:
- the LOC108808843 gene encoding calcium-dependent protein kinase 14, which translates to MGNCCGTAGSLIVNEKLKKGLKLANPFSIDYGHRHDGEKLVVLKEPTGREIKLRYKLGRELGRGEFGVTYLCTDNETGDVFACKSILKKKLRTSVDIDDVRREAEIMRIMPAHPNIVTLKETYEDDKAVHLVMELCLGGELFDRIVARGHYTERAAASVVKTIMEVVQMCHKHGVMHRDLKPENFLFANKKETASLKAIDFGLSVFFKPGERFNEIVGSPYYMAPEVLKQSYGPEIDIWSAGVILYILLCGVPPFWAETDHGVAKAILRSVIDFRRDPWPKVSANAKDLIKKMLHPDPKRRLTAQQVLEHPWLQDGKSAPNVSLGETVRARLKQFTVMNKLKKRALRVIAEHLSVEEASGIKERFQVMDTSSRGKITIDELRIGLRKLGIVVPQDDIQILMDAGDVDRDGYLDVNEFVAISVHIRKMGNDEHLKTAFTFFDQNKSGYIEIEELREALANEFDTTSEEVVEAIILDVDTNKDGRISYEEFATMMKTGTDWRKASKQFSRDRFKNLSIKLKQDGSLHSNSDE; encoded by the exons ATGGGGAATTGCTGCGGAACGGCTGGATCTTTGATTGTAAATGAAAAGCTAAAGAAAGGTTTAAAACTTGCAAACCCTTTCTCAATCGACTACGGTCACCGCCACGATGGTGAGAAGCTTGTCGTCCTCAAGGAACCAACGGGTCGAGAGATCAAGCTGAGATACAAATTAGGTCGGGAGCTAGGTCGAGGAGAGTTCGGTGTAACGTACCTATGCACAGACAACGAGACCGGAGATGTTTTCGCGTGCAAATCCATCTTAAAGAAGAAGCTGAGAACGTCTGTGGATATAGATGACGTTAGGAGGGAAGCAGAGATCATGAGGATTATGCCTGCGCATCCAAACATCGTCACGTTGAAAGAGACTTACGAGGATGACAAAGCTGTGCATTTGGTTATGGAGCTTTGTTTAGGCGGTGAGCTTTTCGATAGGATTGTGGCTAGAGGGCATTACACGGAGAGAGCTGCAGCTTCGGTTGTTAAGACAATCATGGAAGTTGTTCAG ATGTGCCATAAGCATGGTGTAATGCATAGAGACTTAAAGCCCGAGAACTTCTTGTTTGCAAACAAAAAGGAAACTGCATCTTTGAAGGCCATTGATTTTggtctctctgttttctttaaACCAG GCGAGAGGTTTAACGAAATCGTTGGGAGTCCATACTACATGGCTCCTGAGGTACTAAAGCAGAGTTATGGACCAGAGATTGACATTTGGAGCGCAGGAGTAATCCTTTACATATTGCTATGTGGTGTTCCTCCTTTTTGGGCAG AAACTGACCATGGAGTCGCCAAAGCAATTCTTCGGTCTGTGATTGACTTCAGAAGAGACCCCTGGCCTAAAGTCTCTGCCAATGCAAAAGATCTGATCAAGAAGATGCTTCATCCTGACCCAAAGCGTCGTCTTACAGCTCAACAAGTGCTTG AACATCCATGGTTACAAGATGGTAAGAGTGCTCCAAATGTATCATTAGGTGAAACCGTAAGAGCAAGGCTTAAGCAGTTCACAGTTATGAACAAGCTGAAGAAAAGGGCACTCAGG GTTATAGCTGAACATTTATCGGTTGAAGAAGCATCAGGCATCAAAGAAAGATTTCAAGTAATGGACACTAGCAGTAGAGGAAAGATTACCATCGATGAGCTAAGAATCGGGTTGCGTAAACTAGGGATTGTTGTTCCTCAAGATGACATTCAAATCTTGATGGACGCG GGAGACGTTGACAGAGATGGATACTTAGACGTTAATGAGTTCGTAGCCATATCGGTACACATCAGAAAGATGGGCAATGACGAGCACTTAAAGACAGCCTTTACGTTCTTTGACCAAAACAAGAGTGGTTATATCGAAATAGAGGAGTTACGAGAGGCCCTGGCGAATGAATTTGACACAACTAGTGAAGAAGTTGTCGAAGCTATTATCCTTGATGTTGATACCAATAAG GACGGAAGAATAAGTTATGAAGAGTTTGCAACGATGATGAAAACAGGAACGGATTGGAGAAAAGCTTCGAAGCAGTTCTCGAGGGATCGGTTTAAGAATCTTAGTATCAAGCTGAAGCAAGATGGGTCCTTGCATTCCAATAGTGACGAGTAA
- the LOC108813179 gene encoding remorin 4.2: MMLTLYGQESSPDRTSRDETPETVVRDIHALTPASTTVLPPPPAFRGYFSPTRSTTTSISEGASSGENFTTISREFNALVIAGSSIRNNNEPTAHDVTQGEELMRSIHEEREEEETNPLAIVPEQYPDSGLDQGSGNGSGQVLGRAGMTSVQRVKREEVEAKITAWQTAKLAKINNRFKREDAVINGRVNEQVHKANSWMKKIERKLEERKARALEKTQNQVARAQRKAEERRATAEAKRGTEVAKVVEVANLMRAVGRPPSKRYFFSFS, from the exons ATGATGTTAACTCTCTACGGTCAAGAAAGCTCGCCGGACCGCACCAGTCGTGATGAGACGCCGGAGACTGTCGTGAGAGACATACACGCGCTTACTCCGGCGTCTACGACGGTGTTACCACCACCGCCTGCCTTTCGTGGCTATTTTTCTCCGACGAGGTCAACGACGACTTCCATAAGCGAAGGAGCTTCTTCCGGAGAAAACTTCACAACCATAAGCAGAGAGTTCAACGCTCTAGTCATCGCTGGCTCTTCCATTAGAAACAACAACGAACCAACGGCTCATGACGTCACGCAAGGTGAGGAGTTGATGAGGAGTATCCACGAGGAGAGGGAAGAAGAGGAGACGAACCCATTGGCCATCGTGCCGGAACAGTATCCGGATTCGGGTTTGGATCAGGGGAGTGGAAATGGGTCGGGTCAGGTTCTGGGTCGAGCTGGGATGACATCGGTACAAAGGGTGAAGAGGGAAGAGGTGGAAGCTAAGATAACGGCATGGCAGACGGCAAAACTGGCTAAGATTAATAACAGGTTTAAGAGAGAAGACGCAGTTATTAACGGTCGGGTTAATGAGCAAGTGCATAAGGCCAATTCTTGGATGAAGAAAATCGAG AGGAAGCTAGAGGAGAGAAAGGCGAGAGCGTTGGAGAAAACTCAGAACCAAGTGGCGAGAGCGCAGAGGAAAGCGGAGGAGAGGAGAGCAACGGCGGAGGCAAAGAGAGGAACGGAGGTTGCAAAAGTTGTAGAAGTTGCTAATCTCATGAGAGCCGTTGGTCGTCCTCCTTCCAAACGttatttcttctctttctcctaG